A part of Sulfurimonas sp. HSL-1716 genomic DNA contains:
- a CDS encoding glycosyltransferase family 39 protein — MKTTLYDNPTKNAYLLIIFLAIFSAIYNAFLPLHGDEAYYWVWSRHLQAGYYDHPPMIAFMLYLTNFISQNEWGVRLVNVFSMSIAALYIFKLTKMLSDEKTALNALIIFSSVILTHAGYIITTPDSPLILFWSVSMYYTYRALFIGEKKDFILTGLFLGLLMLSKYTAILYIAGVVIFMLLKRRDLFLNPYMYLSMAIAALVVSPMLFWNYKHDWISFTFQLHHGSTSSYEIYPHLFFDFFGGQFGIFSPVFTAVLFFFLIKDRLYFKDDKLFFISLSIVVTLLFFMYKSLYTRMALNYSAPAYIAAAVLLAVIISKYEMKKTFKAGLIVALIFTILGRIAFLFFLPYVQERMYGNKEAVELLAKHAKKGDSFYGDHLTIAAYLTYYLPGHPDADLALPSRYSQYDMWRKKGYLKDGLVLTRDPEETRLKQVYKDVKEVDTLTVTNGLHSTKTFHIYRVKEHY; from the coding sequence ATGAAAACGACTCTCTATGACAACCCGACAAAAAATGCTTATCTGCTGATTATCTTTTTAGCGATCTTCAGTGCCATTTACAACGCTTTTTTGCCTTTGCACGGTGATGAAGCGTACTATTGGGTCTGGAGCAGACATCTTCAAGCCGGATATTATGACCATCCTCCTATGATCGCTTTTATGCTGTATCTAACTAATTTTATCTCCCAAAACGAATGGGGTGTCCGGCTGGTAAACGTCTTTAGCATGAGCATCGCCGCATTGTACATATTTAAGCTCACAAAAATGCTCTCCGATGAGAAAACCGCATTAAACGCCCTCATAATATTCTCCTCGGTGATACTCACTCATGCTGGTTATATCATAACCACTCCCGACTCGCCGCTGATCCTGTTTTGGAGCGTATCCATGTATTATACTTACAGGGCTCTTTTCATCGGAGAGAAAAAAGATTTTATCCTTACGGGTCTTTTTTTAGGTCTGCTGATGCTGAGCAAATATACGGCAATATTATATATAGCAGGCGTGGTCATATTTATGCTTTTAAAAAGGCGCGATCTTTTTTTAAACCCTTATATGTATCTTTCCATGGCAATAGCCGCTCTTGTCGTATCTCCGATGCTTTTTTGGAACTATAAGCATGACTGGATAAGTTTTACTTTTCAGCTGCATCATGGATCCACCTCCTCATACGAAATATATCCCCATCTCTTTTTTGATTTTTTCGGCGGACAGTTCGGAATATTTTCTCCTGTTTTTACGGCCGTACTGTTTTTCTTTTTGATAAAAGACAGGCTCTATTTTAAAGACGACAAACTCTTCTTCATCTCGCTCAGCATCGTCGTCACACTTCTCTTTTTTATGTATAAAAGTCTCTATACAAGAATGGCGCTGAACTACTCGGCACCTGCATATATCGCTGCAGCAGTGCTTTTAGCCGTTATCATCTCAAAATATGAGATGAAAAAGACTTTTAAAGCAGGTCTCATCGTAGCTTTGATCTTTACGATTCTAGGAAGGATCGCTTTTTTGTTTTTTCTCCCTTATGTACAAGAGAGAATGTATGGAAACAAAGAAGCAGTAGAATTGCTTGCCAAACATGCGAAAAAAGGAGATTCATTTTACGGAGACCATCTCACCATAGCCGCGTATCTGACATATTATCTGCCGGGTCATCCCGATGCCGATCTGGCACTTCCCTCAAGATACAGCCAGTATGATATGTGGAGAAAAAAAGGGTATCTCAAAGACGGTCTTGTGCTGACAAGAGATCCCGAAGAAACAAGGCTCAAGCAGGTATACAAAGATGTCAAAGAGGTAGACACTTTAACCGTTACAAACGGACTGCATTCTACAAAAACGTTTCATATCTACCGCGTTAAAGAGCATTATTAG
- the fliP gene encoding flagellar type III secretion system pore protein FliP (The bacterial flagellar biogenesis protein FliP forms a type III secretion system (T3SS)-type pore required for flagellar assembly.), protein MRAILILFFLASSVFAANAVIPTVNFSLSAPDTPQQLVSSLNVLVALTLLFLAPSIVLVMTTFTRFVIVFGFLRQALGTQQVPPTQLMVMLALILTIFVMEPVGQKAYDAGIKPYLEKKIGYEEAFTKTAQPFKNFMIRNTREKDLALFVRIRHLQNPKSIEEVPLSVVIPGFIISELKTAFEIGFLIFLPFLIIDMVVASILMSMGMMMLPPVMISLPFKILVFVLIDGWNLLIGNLIASIK, encoded by the coding sequence ATAAGAGCTATACTGATCCTATTTTTTCTGGCGTCTTCCGTATTTGCGGCAAATGCAGTTATTCCTACTGTCAATTTTTCATTGTCCGCTCCGGACACTCCTCAGCAGCTGGTAAGTTCGCTCAACGTCTTAGTGGCTTTGACGCTTTTGTTCCTGGCTCCGAGCATCGTTCTTGTTATGACGACGTTTACGAGGTTCGTCATAGTTTTCGGTTTTTTGCGTCAGGCGCTCGGCACACAGCAGGTTCCGCCGACACAGTTGATGGTGATGCTCGCACTCATCCTTACTATATTTGTCATGGAACCGGTAGGACAAAAAGCTTATGACGCAGGCATAAAACCCTATTTGGAAAAAAAGATAGGATATGAAGAAGCGTTTACCAAGACGGCTCAGCCTTTTAAAAACTTTATGATCAGAAATACAAGAGAGAAAGATCTTGCTCTTTTTGTCCGTATCCGCCATCTGCAAAACCCAAAGAGCATTGAAGAAGTGCCGCTTTCGGTTGTCATTCCCGGGTTTATCATCAGTGAACTCAAAACCGCTTTTGAGATCGGCTTTTTGATATTCCTGCCGTTTTTGATCATAGACATGGTTGTCGCTTCCATCCTTATGTCGATGGGTATGATGATGCTTCCGCCGGTTATGATATCGCTGCCGTTTAAAATACTCGTCTTTGTCCTTATTGACGGCTGGAATCTTCTTATCGGAAATCTAATCGCCAGCATAAAATAG
- the trmA gene encoding tRNA (uridine(54)-C5)-methyltransferase TrmA → MNCKYFGECGSCRDYEGGYETQLLNKVESNKKRFADLYKGDMDICRSPQSGYRARAEFKIWHIGDEIHYAMNALEHKGVVIIEECPQVNVYIMDLMPKLLQSIKEKKMDKKLFGADFLSSLRGEIAVSLLYHRKLDGEWEEKAKELSQELGISIIGRSRKQKVTIGKDHITETLHVQDIDYKFMQIENSFTQPNPRVNEQMISWALNQFEGLSGDLLELYCGAGNFTIPFSSKFDKVLATEISKSSIAAAKNNMLLNDVSNIEFVRMSSEEFVQALDGVREFRRMGEVDISSYALKTIFVDPPRAGMDEASCEFAARHENILYISCNPETLYRDLKYLSKTHEVQKMAVFDQFPYTHHLEMGVKLIKRGR, encoded by the coding sequence TTGAATTGTAAATATTTTGGCGAATGCGGAAGCTGCCGTGATTATGAAGGCGGATACGAGACACAGCTTCTAAATAAAGTGGAGTCGAACAAGAAACGTTTTGCAGATCTTTATAAAGGTGACATGGATATATGCCGGTCACCCCAAAGCGGATACAGGGCAAGAGCAGAGTTCAAGATCTGGCATATAGGCGATGAGATACATTATGCTATGAACGCACTTGAGCACAAAGGCGTAGTCATCATCGAGGAGTGTCCGCAGGTAAACGTGTATATCATGGACCTTATGCCAAAACTGCTACAATCCATAAAAGAGAAGAAGATGGATAAAAAGCTTTTTGGTGCAGACTTTCTTTCCTCTTTGAGAGGCGAAATAGCGGTCTCTCTCTTGTATCACAGAAAACTGGACGGGGAGTGGGAAGAAAAAGCAAAAGAGCTGTCTCAAGAGCTTGGCATATCCATAATCGGAAGAAGCAGAAAGCAAAAAGTGACCATAGGAAAAGATCACATAACCGAGACACTTCATGTACAGGATATCGATTATAAGTTCATGCAGATAGAAAACAGTTTCACTCAGCCAAATCCAAGAGTGAACGAGCAGATGATATCTTGGGCGCTAAACCAGTTCGAAGGTCTTAGTGGTGATTTGCTGGAGCTTTACTGCGGCGCCGGAAACTTCACTATCCCGTTTTCTTCGAAATTCGATAAAGTTCTTGCAACGGAGATATCAAAATCATCCATTGCAGCTGCGAAAAACAATATGCTTTTAAACGACGTCTCCAATATAGAGTTTGTCAGGATGAGCTCTGAAGAGTTTGTTCAAGCTCTTGACGGAGTCAGAGAGTTCCGCCGTATGGGTGAAGTAGATATAAGCTCTTATGCACTTAAGACTATTTTCGTCGATCCTCCGCGTGCGGGCATGGATGAAGCATCTTGTGAATTTGCCGCAAGACATGAGAACATCTTGTATATCTCCTGCAATCCGGAAACTCTGTATAGGGACTTGAAGTATCTCTCAAAAACGCATGAGGTGCAAAAGATGGCCGTGTTCGATCAGTTTCCGTATACACACCACCTGGAGATGGGTGTTAAACTTATAAAAAGGGGTCGATAA
- a CDS encoding motility protein A — translation MDLGTVIGLVLVLALLFGAMAMGVGIGAYIDIPSVLIVIGGSVGALLVSFKMEQMKNFVKIFMIAVKPPQQDVPELIKKLVDYATQARRDGILALETAANNEENEFLKKGLSMAVDGNEPDTIRDLLEIEMEQTSSRHKSNSAIFSNWSGLAGAMGMIGTLIGLVAMLLNMADPSAIGPSMAVALLTTMYGAMIGNIFGNPVANILNIRNDDEMLVMQMIVEGIMSIQAGDNPRTLEGKLLSYLPPANRESQFD, via the coding sequence ATGGATTTAGGTACGGTCATAGGTTTAGTCTTGGTCTTGGCACTTCTTTTTGGTGCTATGGCGATGGGTGTCGGTATAGGTGCTTATATCGATATACCCTCAGTCTTAATCGTTATAGGCGGTTCGGTAGGAGCTCTTCTGGTCTCATTTAAAATGGAGCAGATGAAGAACTTCGTCAAGATATTTATGATCGCCGTCAAACCTCCGCAGCAAGATGTCCCCGAACTCATAAAAAAACTTGTCGATTATGCCACCCAAGCCCGTAGAGACGGTATCTTGGCCCTTGAAACAGCCGCGAATAACGAAGAGAACGAATTTTTGAAAAAAGGGCTTTCAATGGCGGTAGACGGAAATGAACCCGATACTATCCGTGATCTTCTGGAAATAGAGATGGAGCAGACAAGCAGCCGTCATAAAAGCAATTCCGCGATCTTTAGCAACTGGTCCGGGCTTGCCGGTGCGATGGGGATGATCGGTACACTGATCGGTTTGGTCGCGATGCTTTTGAATATGGCGGATCCTTCGGCGATCGGTCCTTCGATGGCGGTCGCTTTGCTTACGACCATGTACGGCGCGATGATCGGTAATATCTTCGGAAATCCTGTCGCCAATATATTAAATATCCGCAATGATGACGAGATGCTTGTGATGCAGATGATCGTTGAGGGAATCATGTCGATTCAGGCCGGCGATAATCCAAGAACACTGGAAGGAAAACTGCTTAGCTATCTTCCTCCTGCAAATCGTGAAAGCCAGTTTGACTAA
- a CDS encoding EAL domain-containing protein, producing MKLSIKEFNLILYAIIIVVFTSLSVFMYVSQREKMVDLIAGDIQKNLLEVGYYASKVLDSTKNISVLEPMIDRRVASNEIVDDFLVLKNQTPILSSKVGDVKLPKKDRISSDLKHISFYDLLNKKGFQTDIYIYEQDKPIKLNLLLILNHDLIKQNFLDLKTNFLIIYGLIFVFIYLFLWKVIDKYVIFPLEKLRQYAYYNSAIPPMFMIKELEYIRSSMLQTFTRLEIEKEKLYMSSITDELSGLSNRNHLEERLTRLIAKSDRDKKEFAFVFMDIDHFKDVNDLLGHTIGDNLLVDVSKKLPATVKINDIVARIGGDEFVLVISEYKSLMDLTNILQNVLDIISSEWTVNNHKVNISASMGVAFYPKDGMDIESLLKNSDIALFEAKNKGRARFNFFTQELNKKIINEIETNNRMREALKNEEFELYYQPKVDIATSKIIGAEALIRWNSPKNGLISPNEFIPIAENSGFIVELGEWIFKTAFEQQKRWSMSDMFKEMLLSVNVSAKQIANEKFMQRFKTIYENSGADSNNLEIELTESVFINSVKEAFEIVNLFHSLGFTISLDDFGTGYSSLSYLKKFSFDVIKIDKSFIDDYSSKSGKVYIDTIIKMGHSLGIKLIAEGVETKEQLEFLKEVECNVYQGYYCSRPLPIREFEELVLKTNN from the coding sequence ATGAAACTCTCAATAAAAGAGTTCAATCTGATCTTATATGCGATCATCATAGTTGTATTTACGTCATTATCTGTTTTTATGTACGTTTCTCAAAGAGAAAAGATGGTCGATCTCATAGCAGGCGATATACAAAAAAATCTTCTGGAAGTCGGTTATTACGCTTCAAAAGTTTTAGACAGTACGAAAAATATCTCCGTTTTGGAGCCTATGATAGACCGCAGGGTCGCATCCAACGAGATCGTAGACGACTTCTTGGTCTTGAAAAATCAAACACCGATCTTAAGCAGCAAGGTAGGCGATGTAAAACTTCCTAAAAAAGATCGGATTTCAAGCGATCTGAAACATATCTCGTTTTATGATTTGTTGAACAAGAAAGGGTTTCAAACAGATATCTATATTTATGAGCAGGACAAACCCATAAAGTTAAATCTTCTTTTGATCTTGAATCATGATCTGATAAAACAGAACTTTTTAGATCTGAAGACGAACTTTTTGATCATCTATGGGCTGATCTTCGTATTTATCTATCTGTTTTTATGGAAAGTGATCGATAAATATGTGATCTTTCCTCTTGAGAAGCTTCGCCAGTATGCGTATTATAATTCTGCCATACCTCCCATGTTCATGATAAAAGAGTTGGAGTATATACGCTCCTCCATGCTTCAAACCTTTACCCGTTTGGAGATAGAAAAAGAGAAGCTTTATATGTCCTCGATCACAGACGAGTTGAGCGGTCTTTCAAACAGAAACCATCTTGAAGAGCGACTGACCAGGCTTATTGCCAAATCCGACAGGGACAAAAAAGAGTTTGCTTTCGTGTTTATGGATATCGATCATTTTAAAGACGTCAACGATCTTTTGGGACATACGATAGGCGATAATCTGCTTGTCGACGTTTCCAAAAAACTTCCCGCTACAGTGAAAATAAATGATATCGTAGCCAGAATAGGTGGAGATGAGTTTGTGCTTGTCATCAGCGAATACAAATCGCTTATGGACCTGACAAATATTTTACAAAACGTGCTGGATATCATAAGTTCGGAGTGGACGGTAAACAATCATAAGGTTAATATATCGGCAAGTATGGGTGTCGCTTTTTATCCAAAAGACGGTATGGATATAGAGAGCCTGTTGAAAAACTCGGATATCGCTTTGTTTGAAGCCAAGAACAAAGGAAGGGCAAGATTCAACTTCTTTACTCAGGAGCTGAACAAAAAGATTATAAACGAGATAGAGACGAACAATAGGATGCGCGAAGCTCTTAAAAACGAGGAGTTCGAACTCTATTATCAGCCAAAAGTCGATATTGCGACTTCAAAGATCATCGGAGCAGAAGCGCTCATCAGATGGAACTCTCCAAAAAACGGTTTGATCTCTCCAAACGAGTTTATTCCCATCGCAGAAAACAGCGGGTTTATCGTCGAGCTTGGAGAATGGATATTCAAGACGGCTTTCGAGCAGCAAAAAAGATGGTCGATGAGCGATATGTTTAAAGAGATGCTTTTGTCCGTCAATGTTTCGGCCAAACAGATCGCAAATGAAAAGTTCATGCAAAGATTTAAAACCATATATGAAAACAGCGGTGCAGATTCGAACAACTTGGAGATCGAACTTACAGAATCCGTATTCATAAACAGTGTAAAGGAGGCTTTTGAGATAGTCAACCTTTTTCACAGTCTGGGTTTTACCATATCCTTGGATGACTTTGGTACGGGCTATTCATCTTTGTCATATCTCAAAAAATTCTCTTTTGACGTTATAAAGATAGATAAGAGCTTTATAGATGACTACAGTTCCAAATCGGGTAAAGTCTATATAGATACGATAATAAAGATGGGACATTCTCTGGGGATAAAACTGATAGCCGAAGGCGTAGAGACAAAAGAGCAGTTGGAGTTCTTAAAAGAGGTGGAGTGCAATGTCTATCAGGGGTACTATTGCTCAAGACCGCTGCCGATCAGAGAATTTGAAGAGTTGGTTTTAAAAACAAATAATTAA
- a CDS encoding flagellar motor protein MotB, whose protein sequence is MAKEKCPDCPECMPEWLAAFGDLMSLLLCFFVLLLSMSSMDAKKVSEAIGSLSGAMSVLEGGTKTEISKMRIQESTPIEKQNESSQTVNRVSQAIIDANEMMQKGHGPTISVEEAEEGFVINLPSSLLFKIGSAKIENEDALLFLKRIALIIEELPNEMDITVKGYTDNTAPGKNSPYKDNWELSSARAISVLKELIDDGVKPNRINAAGYAEYSPMATNATAEGREQNRRVEISFYGKKTAKSDSIKKNILDKAAVSK, encoded by the coding sequence ATGGCTAAAGAAAAATGTCCCGACTGTCCTGAATGTATGCCGGAGTGGCTGGCTGCATTTGGGGACTTGATGAGTCTTTTGCTTTGTTTCTTTGTTCTTCTGCTCTCCATGTCGAGCATGGATGCGAAAAAGGTGTCTGAAGCCATCGGTTCTCTTTCGGGTGCGATGAGTGTCCTTGAAGGCGGTACAAAAACCGAGATATCAAAGATGCGTATTCAAGAATCGACTCCTATTGAAAAGCAAAACGAATCGAGCCAAACGGTAAACAGGGTAAGCCAGGCTATCATAGACGCAAACGAAATGATGCAAAAAGGTCATGGTCCGACGATCTCCGTCGAAGAGGCAGAAGAGGGGTTTGTCATAAATCTTCCTTCGTCGCTTCTTTTTAAAATCGGCAGCGCGAAGATAGAGAATGAAGACGCACTGCTTTTTTTAAAACGTATAGCTTTGATCATAGAAGAACTGCCTAATGAAATGGATATTACGGTAAAAGGGTATACCGACAACACGGCTCCGGGAAAAAATTCGCCGTATAAGGACAACTGGGAACTCTCGTCTGCGCGTGCTATTTCCGTACTTAAAGAGCTTATCGATGACGGGGTCAAACCAAACAGGATCAATGCCGCGGGATATGCGGAATATAGCCCGATGGCCACCAATGCGACAGCAGAAGGACGCGAGCAAAATAGGCGTGTCGAGATCAGTTTCTACGGTAAAAAAACGGCCAAAAGCGATAGCATCAAAAAAAATATATTGGACAAGGCAGCCGTATCTAAATGA
- a CDS encoding nickel-dependent hydrogenase large subunit — protein MSKKHIVVDPITRIEGHLRIEAVIDENNTIVDAYSASTMFRGIETILQGRDPRDCGLLAMRICGVCTGTHYQRSIEAVEDAFDITIPKNARIVRNLIQGSLYVHDHLVHFYHLHALDFVDVVSALSADPAKTAAEARKWAGVAGVNPYTDGQGEFKEIQDRVAKFVKQGRLGIFGNGYWGNKHYKLTPEQNLIGVAHYLKALDIQRDLAKMQAIFGGKNPHPQSIVVGGVTCVQDIENPARIALFKQLLSDGTRFVKEAYLPDVYMAGTMYADEATDSKATFSELMEGKGVGGTGGGLLNYMSYGDFRLDDTGFYKSALLFPSGIVYGGDISKVQDVDPQKIAEDVTHAWYEGSKPLHPYDGQTIPKYTGLDKRSDGIAYLKTNEKYSWIKSPIYNDTRVEVGPLARMIVGVARKDERITKYVMNFLKRGNLPVSVLFSTVGRTAARAVETELMADMLVEWADELAANAAAGDLRTWTEFDFDKVSVKTKGMGLAEAPRGALGHWVKIADGKVANYQAVVPSTWNAGPRDYKGRMGAYEASLIGTKVADPQQPLEIIRTIHSFDPCIACAVHVLDTKGKELGVYKIDTQCSV, from the coding sequence ATGAGCAAGAAACATATCGTAGTGGATCCTATAACACGTATAGAGGGGCATCTGAGGATCGAGGCGGTCATAGACGAGAACAACACCATAGTAGACGCATACAGCGCATCGACGATGTTCCGCGGGATAGAGACCATCCTGCAGGGGCGCGATCCGCGCGACTGCGGACTCTTGGCTATGCGTATCTGCGGCGTGTGTACGGGTACGCATTACCAGAGATCCATCGAGGCCGTCGAAGATGCATTTGATATCACCATCCCTAAAAACGCGCGTATCGTGCGCAACCTGATTCAGGGATCGCTCTATGTCCATGACCATCTCGTACACTTCTACCATCTGCATGCACTTGATTTCGTGGATGTGGTCTCCGCACTCTCGGCAGATCCCGCAAAAACCGCCGCAGAAGCCAGAAAGTGGGCAGGTGTCGCGGGCGTGAACCCGTATACCGACGGTCAAGGCGAGTTCAAGGAGATCCAGGACCGTGTCGCCAAGTTCGTAAAACAGGGACGCCTTGGAATATTTGGCAACGGGTACTGGGGCAACAAACACTATAAACTGACCCCCGAACAGAACCTCATAGGCGTGGCGCACTACCTAAAGGCGCTGGATATTCAGCGCGACCTGGCGAAGATGCAGGCGATATTCGGCGGAAAGAACCCGCATCCACAGTCCATCGTGGTGGGCGGTGTGACCTGTGTGCAGGATATCGAGAACCCTGCGCGTATAGCCCTGTTCAAACAGCTGCTCTCAGACGGTACGAGATTCGTAAAAGAGGCATACCTTCCCGATGTTTACATGGCGGGGACGATGTACGCCGATGAGGCGACCGATTCAAAAGCCACCTTCAGCGAGCTGATGGAGGGCAAAGGCGTAGGCGGAACGGGAGGCGGTCTGCTTAACTATATGAGCTACGGGGATTTTCGTCTGGACGATACCGGCTTTTATAAATCCGCTCTGCTTTTTCCCAGCGGCATAGTGTACGGCGGCGATATCTCCAAAGTACAGGATGTGGACCCTCAAAAGATCGCAGAGGACGTCACGCATGCCTGGTATGAGGGAAGCAAACCTCTACACCCTTACGACGGTCAGACCATTCCTAAATATACAGGTCTTGACAAACGCTCAGACGGTATCGCCTACCTGAAGACGAATGAGAAATACAGCTGGATAAAATCTCCTATCTACAACGATACCCGCGTAGAAGTGGGACCGCTTGCGCGTATGATCGTGGGAGTGGCAAGAAAAGACGAGAGGATCACCAAATACGTGATGAACTTCTTAAAACGCGGAAACCTTCCGGTCTCCGTGCTCTTTAGTACCGTAGGAAGAACCGCGGCGCGCGCCGTGGAGACGGAGCTGATGGCCGATATGCTCGTCGAGTGGGCGGATGAACTCGCCGCAAACGCAGCAGCGGGCGATCTTCGCACCTGGACGGAGTTTGACTTTGATAAAGTGAGCGTAAAGACCAAAGGTATGGGACTTGCAGAAGCGCCCCGCGGTGCTTTGGGACACTGGGTAAAAATAGCAGACGGCAAGGTCGCCAACTATCAGGCCGTGGTCCCTTCTACCTGGAACGCCGGACCGCGTGATTATAAAGGAAGGATGGGTGCGTACGAGGCAAGCCTCATCGGCACGAAAGTGGCCGACCCGCAGCAGCCTTTGGAGATCATCCGCACCATCCACAGCTTCGACCCGTGTATCGCCTGTGCGGTGCATGTGCTCGATACGAAGGGCAAAGAGCTGGGCGTCTATAAGATAGACACGCAGTGCAGTGTCTAA
- a CDS encoding hydrogenase small subunit, which yields MPDRIEGVKKLFTSRSARVETNKGESYYNDLFERCQTRLRELRVSQPANDRLDFSEVLSNNGVDRRDFMKWVSATTAMLMLPPMFSPLVAEAAELMNRAPVIWLELQDCAGNSEALLRSDGPKIDEIVLDIISLEFHETLQAAAGFQAEKQLEDAIKTFKGKYLLFVEGSVPMGMNGQYGTIGAGAETFYDHLMRVSKDAAAVVAVGACATFGGIPAAAPNPTQAVGVMDVVKGKPLINIPACPANPANMVGVVIHYILTGQLPELDSLLRPKFAFGYRIHDNCERRAHFDAGEYVEEWGDEGAKNNFCLYKMGCKGPMTFNNCSIIRYNEAVNWPIGVGRGCIGCSEPDFWDKYAYERPMANAKIKAPAGGVEKSVDEFGLGLLTAAGIGIGIHAIASAIGGKKEDGGAE from the coding sequence ATGCCGGATAGAATCGAAGGGGTGAAGAAGTTGTTTACCTCAAGGAGCGCTCGAGTCGAGACGAACAAAGGTGAGTCTTATTACAACGATCTGTTTGAGAGGTGTCAGACACGATTACGGGAACTGCGCGTATCACAGCCTGCAAACGACCGGCTGGATTTCAGCGAAGTGTTAAGTAACAACGGCGTCGACAGACGCGATTTTATGAAATGGGTGAGCGCGACGACGGCGATGCTTATGCTTCCTCCGATGTTCTCCCCTTTAGTGGCCGAAGCCGCGGAGCTTATGAACCGCGCTCCGGTCATCTGGCTGGAACTCCAAGACTGCGCGGGCAACTCCGAAGCGCTTTTGCGTTCTGACGGGCCCAAGATTGACGAGATCGTCTTGGATATCATCTCTTTGGAGTTCCATGAAACGCTTCAGGCCGCAGCGGGCTTTCAGGCGGAAAAACAGCTCGAAGACGCGATCAAGACCTTTAAAGGCAAATACCTGCTCTTTGTAGAAGGCTCGGTGCCTATGGGGATGAACGGCCAGTACGGCACCATAGGTGCAGGCGCGGAGACCTTTTACGATCACCTGATGCGTGTCTCCAAAGATGCTGCGGCAGTCGTGGCAGTAGGCGCGTGCGCGACATTCGGCGGTATTCCCGCGGCTGCTCCCAACCCGACACAGGCCGTGGGCGTCATGGACGTCGTAAAAGGCAAACCCCTCATTAACATCCCCGCCTGTCCGGCAAACCCGGCCAACATGGTAGGGGTCGTTATCCACTATATCCTCACGGGACAGCTTCCCGAACTCGATTCCCTGCTGCGTCCGAAATTCGCCTTTGGATACCGTATCCATGACAACTGCGAAAGACGCGCGCACTTCGATGCGGGAGAGTATGTGGAAGAGTGGGGCGACGAGGGAGCGAAGAACAATTTTTGTCTGTACAAGATGGGATGTAAAGGCCCGATGACGTTTAACAACTGCTCCATCATACGCTATAACGAAGCGGTGAACTGGCCGATCGGGGTCGGACGCGGATGTATCGGCTGTTCGGAACCCGATTTCTGGGATAAATACGCATATGAACGCCCGATGGCAAACGCGAAGATAAAAGCGCCGGCGGGCGGAGTCGAGAAAAGCGTCGATGAGTTCGGTCTGGGACTGCTCACCGCAGCGGGTATAGGTATAGGTATTCATGCGATCGCCAGTGCAATCGGCGGTAAAAAAGAAGACGGAGGAGCAGAATAA
- a CDS encoding lysylphosphatidylglycerol synthase transmembrane domain-containing protein — translation MKNVLKLLITIAIFYYLFQYIDFYALITVLSKSHGGDILIALVFQMGSTYLAAYRWRAISKLLVFDEPLSFYVNSYFKGSFFNQVLPSSIGGDAVRVLDLTSHGYDKKEAFYGVFVDRVVGLVGLLVLNLFSTIFFFGTFKDSFSYLIILISLAGISGFTLLFFLNKIHFLQHYKFLNLFYRLANRLNSLYKNKTILLKHIGISVGVHLLTLMAIFAIALSIDVKLDFQIFLIAIPPVFLLMIVPLSLAGWGIREGAMVGILMLVYEDKTKILAISILYGLLLIISALPGSYFWIKGISKKTKKIG, via the coding sequence ATGAAAAACGTCTTAAAACTACTTATTACTATCGCTATTTTTTACTATCTGTTCCAATATATAGACTTTTACGCCCTTATAACAGTCCTTTCAAAAAGCCACGGCGGCGATATTCTCATAGCTCTTGTATTTCAGATGGGAAGTACCTATCTCGCGGCTTACAGATGGCGTGCGATCAGCAAACTTCTTGTGTTTGACGAACCGCTTTCCTTTTATGTCAACAGTTATTTTAAAGGCAGTTTTTTCAACCAGGTTCTACCCAGCAGTATCGGCGGTGACGCCGTGCGCGTACTGGATCTTACATCCCACGGATACGACAAAAAAGAAGCATTTTACGGAGTGTTTGTCGACAGAGTCGTCGGACTTGTGGGTCTTTTGGTCCTCAATCTTTTCTCCACTATCTTCTTTTTCGGAACGTTTAAAGACAGCTTTTCATATCTCATCATCTTGATCTCTTTGGCGGGAATATCCGGCTTTACCCTGCTGTTTTTTCTTAACAAGATCCATTTTTTACAGCATTATAAATTTTTAAATCTCTTTTACAGACTGGCAAACAGACTTAACTCTTTATACAAAAACAAAACGATACTTTTAAAACATATAGGTATCTCGGTAGGAGTCCATCTCTTAACGCTCATGGCGATATTTGCCATCGCACTGAGCATCGACGTCAAACTCGATTTTCAGATATTTCTCATCGCTATACCGCCCGTATTTTTACTTATGATAGTCCCTCTTTCCCTTGCAGGATGGGGAATCCGCGAAGGTGCCATGGTCGGGATACTGATGCTTGTTTACGAGGATAAAACAAAGATACTCGCAATATCGATCCTCTACGGACTGCTGCTGATCATCAGCGCATTGCCGGGTTCGTACTTTTGGATAAAAGGCATCTCAAAAAAAACTAAAAAGATAGGATAG